Proteins found in one Triticum urartu cultivar G1812 chromosome 4, Tu2.1, whole genome shotgun sequence genomic segment:
- the LOC125552143 gene encoding probable helicase MAGATAMA 3 isoform X1 encodes MDEVTDEAIGAKLNILYTQKRAISSELATAHACEKNIADKNKSLKHKYRMHPYISRFPSLHFYENKLLDGAQKAEKSDPFHDHRCLGPYMFFDIADGHEHAGTSAAAQSLSNQFEAGAALEILSFLKNKYPTDFSCRKIGIITYGYVVEEFLRCELEKEGDGK; translated from the exons atggatgaagttactGATGAAGCAATTGGTGCAAAGCTCAATATTTTATATACACAGAAAAGGGCAATTTCTTCAGAACTTGCCACTGCTCATGCATGTGAAAAGAACATAGCTGATAAAAACAAGTCTCTTAAGCACAAG TACCGAATGCATCCTTACATTAGCAGATTCCCATCGTTGCATTTCTATGAAAACAAACTGCTGGATGGTGCTCAGAAGGCTGAGAAATCAGATCCTTTCCATGATCACCGTTGTCTTGGTCCATACATGTTCTTTGATATTGCCGATGGTCATGAGCATGCTGGAACAAGTGCTGCTGCACAATCACTCTCTAATCAATTTGAAGCTGGTGCAGCACTTGAAATACTGTCATTTTTAAAGAACAA ATATCCAACAGATTTCTCCTGTAGAAAGATAGGGATCATAACTTATGGCTATGTTGTGGAAGAGTTCTTGCGG TGTGAGCTTGAGAAAGAAGGAGACGGCAAGTGA
- the LOC125552143 gene encoding probable helicase MAGATAMA 3 isoform X2, with translation MDEVTDEAIGAKLNILYTQKRAISSELATAHACEKNIADKNKSLKHKYRMHPYISRFPSLHFYENKLLDGAQKAEKSDPFHDHRCLGPYMFFDIADGHEHAGTSAAAQSLSNQFEAGAALEILSFLKNKYPTDFSCRKIGIITYGYVVEEFLRV, from the exons atggatgaagttactGATGAAGCAATTGGTGCAAAGCTCAATATTTTATATACACAGAAAAGGGCAATTTCTTCAGAACTTGCCACTGCTCATGCATGTGAAAAGAACATAGCTGATAAAAACAAGTCTCTTAAGCACAAG TACCGAATGCATCCTTACATTAGCAGATTCCCATCGTTGCATTTCTATGAAAACAAACTGCTGGATGGTGCTCAGAAGGCTGAGAAATCAGATCCTTTCCATGATCACCGTTGTCTTGGTCCATACATGTTCTTTGATATTGCCGATGGTCATGAGCATGCTGGAACAAGTGCTGCTGCACAATCACTCTCTAATCAATTTGAAGCTGGTGCAGCACTTGAAATACTGTCATTTTTAAAGAACAA ATATCCAACAGATTTCTCCTGTAGAAAGATAGGGATCATAACTTATGGCTATGTTGTGGAAGAGTTCTTGCGG GTGTGA
- the LOC125552143 gene encoding probable helicase DDB_G0274399 isoform X3, with the protein MDEVTDEAIGAKLNILYTQKRAISSELATAHACEKNIADKNKSLKHKYRMHPYISRFPSLHFYENKLLDGAQKAEKSDPFHDHRCLGPYMFFDIADGHEHAGTSAAAQSLSNQFEAGAALEILSFLKNKCELEKEGDGK; encoded by the exons atggatgaagttactGATGAAGCAATTGGTGCAAAGCTCAATATTTTATATACACAGAAAAGGGCAATTTCTTCAGAACTTGCCACTGCTCATGCATGTGAAAAGAACATAGCTGATAAAAACAAGTCTCTTAAGCACAAG TACCGAATGCATCCTTACATTAGCAGATTCCCATCGTTGCATTTCTATGAAAACAAACTGCTGGATGGTGCTCAGAAGGCTGAGAAATCAGATCCTTTCCATGATCACCGTTGTCTTGGTCCATACATGTTCTTTGATATTGCCGATGGTCATGAGCATGCTGGAACAAGTGCTGCTGCACAATCACTCTCTAATCAATTTGAAGCTGGTGCAGCACTTGAAATACTGTCATTTTTAAAGAACAA GTGTGAGCTTGAGAAAGAAGGAGACGGCAAGTGA